The Micropterus dolomieu isolate WLL.071019.BEF.003 ecotype Adirondacks linkage group LG23, ASM2129224v1, whole genome shotgun sequence DNA window TTTCCAGCATTCTCATGAACATTTCTGCACCAACTTCTGCCTTCTCTGCAgtaatttatggtggaaatttcTTTATTTAGCCTGTataaatggaaacacaaaattcaggcggCAGATGACAATTCCCAGTATAAAACtttaacagaatataatgcagtaaatgtgcatgtggcacctttttacctcggtgataaattaattcattttaattcagttataaactgcTGAACTTTTCAGCACATTCACGTTCTCTGAAAGACCgagaaaaaaagttgtaatattatgagaataaCCTAAATTAATGAGAattaataatacttttactacAGAGTCGAAAAACTTTCTCTTCCAGCCAATGTTAGAGTTGTCTGGGAGGGTGAAGTGTTTGAAGGATTTTTGAAGGATGAGTCTGGTGATACTCTAATACTTCTCTTATTTTATAACCTACTTACATATATTGTGTATTTCCAAAGCCTGATGTATCTTactcctctgtgccatagagctgcTTGTCTGTCACACCACATCCATGAGCAATGAGTAGGGGTCGCCGAAATAAATCTGACGAGTTGAAAGATCATGGAGCAGGattggaaaaaaaatatgatgtttttacATACTTTTCTATAATCTTTGCTTTCCTCTTTTAGacattgctttgttttaatGAGCCAAAAAAACTGGAGtatcaaatgtgtattaattttCAGCTGAAAAATACTCCCCAACAAGTACACTATTTCTACCCGAGTCACGTTTTGCTAAGAAATACAGAGACAAGcagttttaggaaattactgagcctttaaaaaagaatatttgtgaggtgtttttGAAGATTCCCATCTTTATTACAAAACATTAGGCTTCAGGCTGCGAGCCGCACACAGATTACGGAACTTAGAAAATACTGAGAGACGGACTAACACACTGTCAGCTTTGGTCCTTTCATGGGATTTGTGAAACATATTAAACAGGACCAGACTGATCCTGTAAACCTTCATCCTGTCCTGGAGCCAGAGACCGTCCATCTCCGCAGCCTCTCTTCAGAGAATCTCGCTAAAACAACATTTCTTGTATTCTTCAAAAGCTTTCAAACTCCCAACTAGTTTTTAAACAACGCTCAAAGCTTTCTTTAATGTTTGTCATGAGTCTTTTCATGGtcaattttctctctctctctctctctctgtctctctccccgaCGTCATCCTGTTTATCTTCACTTCTGTTTCCACTGATTGAATCAACCTCCATTAAAGCTCTCTTAGATCCTCCAAAAGACACCGAAGCCgcgtgtgtttgtatttgatAACTGTAATTCAATTTTATAAGCACATTTTTACATAAACATATGAACCGACCAACTTGGCTATGCATAACAAAACCACCAAACGCTACTACAAATCTTCAACCTCACATTGTTGCTGTAATTTAGCTTAAACTGTATCTGCTTTAATttagatacaaggaaaacaggttaaattgtgtttcaaccatagactgtatatgaaAAGGCATACGGCTGGCTCTACATGCTGACATGTGTACTTTTCATGGGTTTAAGCAAAGagttcaaaataaaaagtgtaagCACAATATGATGGCAAAAATTGTGTCcttttacatttaatctttaatgtatgatcttttaatattattattcctATTATTGTTATGGCTTAtagatatatgtattgtgtttttatcctttaaCCGTTCCTTCTTCTGTACTCCTTATCTTAGTCCGCCCATATTTACTAGTGTTCAGGTCAGAGCGGTGAgattgtttagtgttttcctctcttgttgttcattcaaggctgagagaggatctctgttccccaaaatatagaaacctagactacataaatgattatgcatccctttgctcggggtcAGACGCCTGAAGCTGCCttaggcagcaggtctctggaccagctgtatatgtgttttggtacttctgtttattctttttattcatAAATTATTCAATGACAACATTTGTTGTAGCTCAATTATTTGCTCCATCCCTCCCCAGGGATATAATTTCCACAACACACTATATTTCCATTCTGTAACACGTTACAGTAGTGGTAAAAAGATTTTTATGAGGTTTCTTATTCACAGTATGAACGAAacagtgttattttatttagctggagtgatctaaatgatctttgttgggagttacacatgcgcagttcctagtttaggactactagccaatcaaaagcagagtagggtgggtcagcgagaagctggtaaacagcttctgttcagctgtacatgttgccaaaagtatctttcatccataaagttttaactgagctctgtctctacatcacagtaacaactttatgtccactgactgcctggaggggagctagtgtttggaagagagaggagagctgtgtgctgcagctcactgtttttcgtcacagggatgaaagggaagcggctggactacaaacgagctgttttcaggcagttcagagcagagttttctgtgggagatgggaactccctttgggctgttataactcaataaaggaaacacagctggaaacaaaataaaaactgcagcCATCTCCAGTGAGATTTATCTCAGACATCAGTGGAAGGAAGTGAAGCTCTGACCACATGATGATCCAGACaaaatggaaaacaacagagagactctccagtgtgtgtttcagggtttctgcaggttttactaagtcaaatttaagactttttaagaccattaTGAAATGTAAGACCTATATCATGACatcaaaacaagaaaatgtacaaaagaaaatgcagttacaaaatgacttgaaaagtaaataaatttaTTCAAATGTAACTTCTGAACACAGGTTAGATGCATTGttggaaaaaattaaataaaaacatacaaacatggGCTTGGTGAGTTTAtggatgtgagtgtgtgcgcgCACTACAGTAATCTGCTGTTTCGTTTGGGCCGTGTGATTCAAAGTCTCATCAAACATCAGCATGAACGGTCCCGTCACTTTGTAAATTAGGCCTGTCTTGATAAAATCTGTTATTCCAAAGCGCGTAATGtaggttgttttatttttcccgCACCTGAATGATTTAGCAATGTCAGAGTCCAGAAGAACGGGTCTCGCCCAGGTAGTGTGGAGGTAGTGCTGGGGCCGGGGGTGGGTAGTTGGCAGAAGTGGCTGATGGCTGGAGTTCCTTCACAGCAGTTAGATGCTCCTCACTTTTTGCATAAGCCAGAACACCCAACGTTCCCCGTTTAATTACCTTCCTGCATAAGAAGCAGTAGGCTTCAAATACTGGGTTTAACAAAGCCCTGAATTCAGTTTTTTCCAGCCTAGAATCGCTTAACTTGCACTTCCCCATAGCTTAAGAATAAAGTCGTAATACAACAAATTATATTTGGACTAGCGAAAGAAAGAACTACATCACCACGGGGGAAAAACATTCGTTAGGACTGCAGGAGGATTTCAATGAGCATTAGAGGCAGCGTTGCGTGGACGTAGGAAAATTAAGAgctgtttaaaattatttaagacctaAAACACCATGCCTCATTTTAAGGCAAAAATGTCTGATTGTGAAATTTTAGATgacgtggtgtgtgtgtgtgtgtgtgtgtgtgtgtgtgtgtgtgtgtgtgtgtgtgtgtgtgtgtgtgtgtgtgtgtgtgtgtgtgtgtgtgtaaggatgGTTTTTCCCCATCctggagaaagaaagacacaatCTGCTAAATGAGCGTCAAGGTGTTTAAATGATACATTACAAAATGCTTCTCAGTAAATCACGTTTGACATTCatcacacagaacacacactgaGGTCAGGACAATCTTCCAaataggaaaaaataaaatcagaacaAAAATCAGAGAAGAAAATCTGTAACAAGACACAGGAACTCGTCACTCATTGCTCCCAGACATCCTGGACACTTTCTGTGAATGTCCCGTCTGCACTGCTCTCCAGAATGAGGTCCATCTCCTCCTGATAGAGAGAACGATATTAAGTCCAGAACAGGGTCCACAATCCCTCTACTGCACCATCGGCTGTGGAGCTGCCAGCGAGCTGATGAATGCGTCGTAGTGCTCCGGGTGGCAGCGCTTGTACTCGTTGATTTTCCTCTTGATCTGTTTGGGTGTGTCCTGGTAATAGTTCTTCTCATCTCTGGCCATCGCCTGCAGAGAGTATAAAGAACAGGACAGTGCATTAGAActgctttggtccagactgagacGGATTACGCGCGGTTGctcgctttaatcttgagaagctgcgaagcatatacacatataaacatataataTACTCTGTGTAATTCATCAATAATCCGaagattattataataaatgatCCGAACGTCACGATAGCCTACAACGCCAGCACAGCTGATAGTGTCTCTTCCTCACCTgccacacacataaacaactGCTGAAGTGCACTGACGCCCCCTACCTTAAGGGGTAGGTGTTACAATTTAGATATTTGGCACAAGATTAAAAgcatctttcttttcacatttttatttacagcattataagtTGAAATTTATGAGATTGGCAGTCAAATCAGactccgcccatcaaagcatcgacTCTTCGGGGTCAGCCCTTGCAAATATACTTCTGTCACAGATTCTGTCTCACAGACTGTAACCTGAATCAGTGGATagtaccaaaataaaaaaataaaaataaagatgccTCCAGCTACAACGATGACATGTGTGCCACCGACACTGGATGTTGATATTTGGTGTTttagcatgccaacatttaGGCACATAAGCTTTCTAAACTATGCTGACGTGTTAAAAACAGGCCGTCAATATTCTTACATGTGTGCAGTTTTCATAGTAACACGCCTATATAACATTGTTCAGCGTGTTTGTGCTACAGTGCCATTAGTTTTTAGAGGTATCCTGCGCCAGATGTAAAGCCAGAGGATCACCAGAGTATTAGGATTCACCCTCTTTTAGATAATGAGCGTCTGTGCAAGATTTTATGACAACTGCCAAAGGATAAGGCTGACATCTCCATGGTAACGCTACAGACACGTGTGGTTTGAAGTTATGTTACTGTGAGCACATGAGTGAGGCCTGCATTTTGACTCCAATTAAGAGtgtgaaaaatacttttttagaTGGTGGTTATAGAATTAATTGCTGACGAACTAGGCTTTTTCAGAATTTAAAATGGATGGAATATTTTCTATTGAATgatattttattacagaaacgtacacactcacacaatatCCCCCGTTTACTGACTGATTCTGACTTGGCTGTGCTCCCAGTCATGTCCCATTTAAACGGAACTGTTGAAAATCCATTTGATTGAGGCTGATAAAAGCGCAAGTGATTTAAACTTCTGTCACTCGCCGTTCTGAGAAATCAAAGCCAACAACACACTAAGATCTGTTTGTAATGTGCACCACCGTGTCCTTTCAATCTAAAGttatgggaaaaaaacaaacacacgtcAGCAGCTATTACAGAATATCATAGGGATGAAGCCTTATTTGTCCTTCAGCTGTGCAGCCTCGTTTAAAAAACTTTCCAAGAAAACCAAACAGAGGAAGGACACTGTTTCCACCGAGTGCACGCAAGATAAAATAGCATCCAACAGACAAGTTTCCTTCACAGCAATCAAGCACACCCAGgatgatacaaaaaaaacaacaaacaaaagtctTCAACGTTGGCAGCCAGCCCTCGCATTACCGATGTCAGAGCGCCCTTGAACATCACAGAAAACTTTTCCAAACAGTTGCCAGACATACAGCACAAGTTCAGACATCAGTACAACAGAGGCTGGCCTCGAACGTACTGGTCAGCCTCTGCTGGGCGAAATAACAAGTCTGCTATTTCCTATAAAAGAGTATTAATCTCATCCGATGGTGGCAGAGGTGGTCATTAATTTActggtggaggtgatgtgaataatttaatttaaaagtctCTATAGGTGAGTGTCAGGAATAGGTAAGAAATTAATCTAAAATGTAAGGTCTATTGAATCTCCCACAGCTACTGCGGGATCATCGTACAGGACACGTTCAGGCTTCGGTTCCTGCTCTTACCTTGTAGTCGTCGCTGTGTTCTCGGATCATGTACTGAGCATACTCAATCAGGTCAGAGGATAACGTCTTGCAGTCTTTCTCTGGGCGGTTGGCCTCCTCTTCCAGCTCTGCTCCCACAAAAAATTCAGGGTTTAAGAACACATCTTAGAGGATAGAAACATAATTAATCTTTCTACCCATCTTTCAGCTTGAatgattgatttgatttttctCTTTTGAGACGGCAAGGGCATACAAACAAAAGGGAGAGACTGCAAAGCTACCACTGGTATTACTGGAGGAATAAGTCATTCAGTGATGAAATccagagcagctgcagctgaaggCCAACTCCTCTGAGCGTCTATGACTGCGCAttataacaaaaacaagatgTGAAAGTGAAGCTCTGCTTTCAGTCTAGGCTGCAATCACATTTACGTCCAACgggaataaaaagaaaagatccTTTGAACTGGTGTGAAAGAGCCTTCATTAAAAAGGTGACTAACTAGCGTTGTGACATTGAGTGAAAGCAAAGGACAACATACCATTTCAGTGGAATCACAGCTATTATGGAAATTTGCGATGTTCGTAATTGCAAAATGAAGAGGAGGAATCCAAAATCAAAGCAGCTATCAGAGTAGCAAAATCTTTAAACTCCTGTCTGCTGGGAGTTTAAACTGATCCACAAAACAGATGCAGAAGTTGGTGATATTCTATACTTTTCTTACACATCAGCGAGCCTCGCTGTTGcactgagtgatgtgttacttCATCacagtgtagtttattttggcCCTTGGGTTGGGcccccacactcagacacactcacacacaagagCCCTACATCTCAGTGCTCTCCCCCCACtttcaccagcagcagcacGTTTTAAAAATGAAGTCGCctgaaagacacagaactcgtcttttttccgtatttttttgcatggacgCAGCCGGtcaaacaaccgaaaccaacattTGCACCCTGCgtgttcaatgctgctttgCCTGGTCCCTGCTTgcaaaatatccaccgcgaattgtaacgtcataggctaccaagtgtttaaccgagtgaagtctgtgcgagtgaacataAGATGACCGCTGTCCCCCACCAACCCCGCGCATGCGCGCCTCAATGTGCCACGACTTGTAACTAGTCCACGCAATAAGGGCAATGTCATGTGACAAGAATCGGTCATCCATCAGCTTACTTCTAAGTACTACTACTAAgcacaattaaatgaattattattttaaaaaatttaaaaactctattcatagttttcagtcacatgacatgcgcggtgacctggaaGGTAAAACAGACCAACACCACAACTCCCCCGAAGAGGcaccgcaaaagcagtcaaattttatttggatcacctttcaacttaagaaaaagaaagatatgaacacaaactgcaagtgttgggcatgtCTGATCCATATAAAGTTACAGCGTCCGCTGCCGCACTTGTACCTTTAAAAAACCACAGCTCGACTGCGGTATGTTTACGTTTACCGTGTGGGGAATCCCACACCTACTGGCGgcctgtccaggatgtaccccgcctttcgcccaacgtcagctgggattggctccagccccccgcgaccctgtacacaggataagcagttgacgacggatggatggatcgaatccctcacctaacacagcccaggatTGTTTCCTCCTCTATTGGCGCacccgaaagcacaacaacctaCCCGCATTTTGGAAACGCAAAAAGTAATTAATTCAAAGTAACGTTGTATCACTTAtatattggttggcaggcagcggaaaataatgtcttttttgccctcgaagggagcgttttccttgggagtgtgacgtcacgtgaaaactatgaatttgtttgttatatttaaatGATAATGGTGAAAAACGCTTTCTTAAGTCTGTataatatgatgtgtaggccatgACATCTCTGCAGCGCGaccatatttaatttaaaacggTATTCTGACACTTGACTGTTAATGTTACATCCAGCGATTTGAAAACTGCAGCAGGCCAGGTTGGGATTTCAATGAAGATTTCAAAtgaattgttcagccctacatTGCAGAATGAGgtattttcacatttatctgCGCTCAACCTAAATCTCAGTCTGATGTGGAAGATGTGAAACCTCCAGGACACAAACAAAGAGAATGGACTCTTCAGTGAAGTAGCACACATCTTGTGTAGAACACATTTACATATTCATAGACTCTACATTTTTGAATGAGGCAGAACCAGGCAGAAAATGTTATTCAAATCCTTTTTATACGctttaaaacatgtctggagaGGATCTTTTAAAGCAGTCTACGTCTGGTCacagccccccccccatccTCTGTGCCAGCTTGCTGGGCCCCACATCCAAAAAGCCTGAGGACTCCTGCGCTGGAGCACCAAATATGGATTattccaccactgaaaacagtCCCCAGCAATGGACGACACATTTTGATCGTCTTGTGGAATTTgttaacaacaaaaatgtggaaCAGCAGCAGCCTTGCCCTTTAATGTTGTATTTAGAGTCAGACAGACATCATCCCTATGTGAAAAAACACAGCCACTTCATTTTATTCACGTCATGTCATTATTAAGACAACACTGCGTTGGCAACTGGACATTTTCAGGTAGATTAGGGCGTCTGAATGGGGCATATTCTGCCTTTTACTTGACTATGTTGcatattatatacagtatatgggtcACTCCTGGCTACGGGGGACTTTTCGATCTGCTAATCTTTTgggagaaaataataattttcaaatttttaacattttatggaGGTAAATTACATGTTTAACCTTTAGGAATGTGTATTGGTAGAGCTCATGCacttaaattataataattacagCTGAATTGTTCAGATTTGGTTCCACCCTGTTAGGGACATATACATAGGTACTGAAAAGtgttaatataatgtaaatattcaacAATACTTAGCTTTTCTTACACCTTGTGTGTCCCTAATTCCATCACATACGTCCTATTTCtttgaatattaataaaacaagaCTTTTTGAGCAGAACTTGTGTTCATTATTtagaaatgtcacatttttgcGCCCAATTTACCCAGAAAATGGTGAATTATAacagaaatgtgcacaaacaaaTGTGTATGATGTTAATCCTTTTCAATTCcacaaattaacataaaaacatgcaaaacttGTAAGACAGACTTAAAGCCAACTAAatggatctctctctctctctattgcATGAACAGTTTAAATGTCAGTATAATGATTATTAGCATTTATATGcatttcctgacattttgtAATAGATTTGTTTTAAGTCTGATAAACCTTTAAAACTCTGGGATCTGTTACTCAAATCTGCTTCCTGGATGGCATTTTTTCATGTCACTGGTCCCTGAAGCAGCACACACCAATACAGCCATGTACAGTTTTaatgcatccatccatcgttaaccgtttatcctgcgtacagggtcgcacatttaaacagttttaaTGCAGAGCTGTATTATTAATTATCAGTTTTATCAGTGTGGCTCCAGCACCATCTATTGTGCAGGCAAGTAAGAAAGAAATGCTGCTGTGCCACTTTTTCTGACAGCCCCACTCGCCTGTTCGGGTCTGGCTGCAGACCTCTAGAATTAAAGAATCTACACTTTACATGATGAGGCCTTCAAAAGAAATGACTTACGGTTGAGAACGTAGGGCTTGGTCACCATGTTGACGGAAGCTTTGGTCTCTCTGTCTTCACCGAGGAGCTGCAAGTGTGAACAGAAACACGGTGTGATTTATGGCAATGGAGGTCATGAGGCAGCGTGCTTGGATTCTGGGTTAATTGATCAGGACAGAGGCTGATAAACATGTTCATTTCCCAGAGATCATCCGTCTTCTTCTCTAATGTGGCAGGACAATTATGAAATGTGGGGTTTTTCATCAGCAATGTCATTTCGAGAAAACAGTTTAGGTGTCCATGCTCCAGAGCCCAGAGGAGGCAAAAATTGATAATTTATGGGTCATAAATTAATGAGCCACCGTCTCAAGCTGGTGGAAAACAAGCTGCAGCACAGAGGATGAGATTAACTTTAATTAACCTCTGCGTGAGGCGGTTACAGCAGCAGAGAGCGTCAATGAAAAGCATCAAATAATTAACGGCCCCCAGACATTCAAAGAGTCAGAAACAAGTTTTATCCATGTTTGTTTCAAATAACAGTTTTAATAATCAGCCATGCAAACTGGTCAGGGGtaaaaaaggtgagaaggatTCGCAAGCAGAGAAACGTACAGAGACCGTGTAAGAGGGGTCTGCTTTTAAGCTTACATGTTGTATAGATAACGTGCATCCGTCtactgcaacaagagaaagatacCGCAATACACGCAAGCTCAGATTCGGGAATTCAAAATtgtgagcattaaacacttaatttcctgcactCTGTTCTGcctcaggtggcaggtgacaattcaaaataaagtactacagaatctaatgcagtgcagctctcattctgtgttgctttcacatctgtttctcctgtagatcaacttttctcatgtaatatcatccctgctgaggcaacacacatgccggcatgatttagtcttccctcctctgttgTCACAGGGACAAAACAGAATATTTGGCCAAATAGAAACTGTGataagaagttgttaaagttactgactggtgctGCACGTTTGTGGGTCATTTTTTTGCACGCACCattaacgagctgggactgttactgaatgtaacacgggactgtggcggcggaaaacagactgggagtcgtagCAAAGTTAACGCCGACATGtgcagtacaagtgtaggcagataggcctaactgttatttgcacggtgcagaatatttgaataaaaataccatctcaaaaactctgtcagtagcatcgtgtttctgctttgcacgACCATGAcgcaatcagagagccgagcgtgagcgtctGTCCTcagtttttgcccgtcttcactaaaacaccGTCTGGAGTTTtcgaaacgcaaaacggggtcggcagcttTTCCAAACTTTTTGTAGGTCTTCGTTTTTGCCCGCTTCTGGATCAAACAAAAGTTAAGAGACATGAACGCCGATCTTTTGAAATCCGGACCTGCTGGTTTGAATAAGATCTCAATTAATAGTGACACTGATGTCAGGTGATGATCTCGAGCCCTATTGTGAATCTATAGAATCAGATTTAAAACACAATGTCTTTTTCGACTACAGTAGGTCTGACTGTGTAGTGCTGCTTAGAATCATGTGTAACACAACCACAGCAGCTACTCAcactctttttctttattggcACAGTGCGATTTGGATCAAACGCCAGACCCATCGCCTGTAGGTTCCTGGCCATGGATTTCTTGTCGTCCCAAGCATTTCGAATCTGTGggctgaggaggaggacgacagaTTAGACAAGCAATGAATCAACATAACACACAGCAGTGCTGCAGGAGCAGGACAGAACGAATCTGAAGTTtcagtgaaacagaaaatgcCCACTTGTGCTGTCCTACCAAATACATGAGCAAAAAAGGtgctgttgtgttattttaaactaaatCCAGCAGAAAACATAGCAACATTTTTCTGCGGTTCATCTCAAATCAGGGGAAATAAAGCATTCCACCCAATAAGAACAATCTACTATCTTCCTCTTATATATTCtagtaaaaaacaaagtttgtttgcatacaaagaaaaaaactttataATTTCAGACAAACTGTA harbors:
- the nop16 gene encoding nucleolar protein 16; this encodes MPKAKKSGKRKRFDYNQDRKKMKKKFLKKCNPRIENPQIRNAWDDKKSMARNLQAMGLAFDPNRTVPIKKKSLLGEDRETKASVNMVTKPYVLNQLEEEANRPEKDCKTLSSDLIEYAQYMIREHSDDYKAMARDEKNYYQDTPKQIKRKINEYKRCHPEHYDAFISSLAAPQPMVQ